One region of Fusobacterium perfoetens genomic DNA includes:
- the radA gene encoding DNA repair protein RadA yields MAKEKPMYVCTECGYKSIKWMGKCPNCGEWGTLEEEVVNNVANTKMAKPTLSFSELDKKVVSFDEIKMEENFRYKSHIKEFDRLLGGGLVQGEVILLTGNPGIGKSTLLLQMANEYTNYGEILYISGEESLSQIKSRGERLGIKNKNLYLMSETNVDKIYEYVTSKKPKVVVIDSIQTLYSEASDSIAGTPTQIREATLKIVDAAKKNNICFFIVGHITKDGKVAGPKMLEHMVDAVFTFEGEEGLFYRILRSEKNRFGSTNELAIFSMEEDGLREIQNSSEYFISERNEKNIGSMIVPVLEGTKVFLLEVQTLITDGNPIGIPKRVVQGFDKNRIQILMAIGEKRMGINLGMKDVFVNIPGGISIKDPAADLGALISLMSVYKNVEISQKIAAIGELGLRGEIRKVFFIDKRLRELEKLGFKGVYVPEANRKEVEKKTYNLKLIYLKNLDEFLERI; encoded by the coding sequence ATGGCAAAAGAAAAACCTATGTATGTTTGCACTGAGTGTGGTTACAAAAGTATAAAATGGATGGGAAAATGTCCAAACTGTGGAGAGTGGGGAACTCTTGAAGAAGAGGTTGTAAACAATGTGGCCAATACAAAAATGGCTAAACCGACTCTTTCTTTTAGTGAGTTAGATAAAAAAGTAGTTTCTTTTGATGAGATTAAGATGGAAGAAAACTTTAGATATAAATCTCATATAAAGGAGTTTGATAGACTTCTTGGTGGTGGACTTGTACAAGGAGAGGTAATACTTCTTACAGGAAATCCGGGGATTGGAAAATCAACTCTTCTTTTACAGATGGCAAATGAATATACAAACTATGGGGAGATACTTTATATATCTGGAGAAGAATCTCTTTCACAAATAAAAAGTCGTGGTGAAAGACTAGGAATAAAAAATAAAAATCTATATCTTATGTCAGAAACCAATGTAGATAAAATTTATGAATATGTGACTTCAAAAAAACCAAAGGTAGTTGTGATAGATTCTATCCAAACTCTTTATAGTGAGGCTAGTGACTCAATAGCTGGTACTCCTACTCAGATAAGAGAGGCAACTTTAAAGATTGTTGATGCAGCTAAGAAAAATAATATATGTTTCTTTATAGTTGGTCATATTACCAAAGATGGAAAAGTTGCAGGACCAAAGATGCTAGAACATATGGTTGACGCTGTTTTTACATTTGAGGGAGAAGAGGGGTTATTCTATCGGATTTTAAGAAGTGAAAAAAATAGATTTGGTTCTACCAATGAACTGGCTATTTTTAGTATGGAAGAAGATGGACTGAGGGAGATTCAAAACTCTTCAGAATATTTTATAAGTGAGAGAAATGAAAAAAATATAGGAAGTATGATTGTACCAGTTTTAGAGGGGACAAAAGTATTTCTTTTAGAAGTTCAAACCCTTATAACTGATGGAAATCCAATAGGGATTCCTAAAAGAGTTGTACAAGGATTTGATAAAAATAGAATACAGATTTTAATGGCAATTGGAGAAAAAAGAATGGGAATTAACTTGGGAATGAAAGATGTCTTTGTTAATATCCCGGGAGGAATATCTATAAAAGACCCTGCTGCAGATTTGGGAGCTTTAATATCTTTGATGTCAGTTTACAAAAATGTAGAGATAAGTCAAAAAATTGCTGCTATTGGAGAGCTTGGCTTAAGAGGAGAGATAAGAAAGGTATTTTTTATAGATAAAAGACTGAGGGAGCTAGAAAAATTAGGATTTAAAGGGGTATATGTTCCTGAGGCAAATAGAAAAGAGGTAGAGAAAAAAACTTACAATTTAAAATTAATTTATCTTAAAAACTTAGATGAGTTTTTAGAAAGGATTTAA
- the fabD gene encoding ACP S-malonyltransferase, whose product MSKIAFVFPGQGTQFVGMGKDIYENSEIAKKEFDEIFGSLSFDLKDAMFNGPEETLKKTKYTQPAIVAMSLVLEKLVRAKGITPDFVAGHSVGEYAAMGSAGFLTLSEAVKLTSFRGEVMNEIAEQVNGGMAAIIGMESSDIIEALKEVDGVVEAVNFNEPKQTVIAGDKQAIEKACEVLKAKGARRAMPLAVSGPFHSSLMKPAGEKLREEAEKYNFKDAEVTLVANTTADFLTKPEEIKAEIYAQSFGPVKWVDTIKKLKENGVDTIYEIGPGKVLAGLIKKIDKEIKVVNINSVEDVNNL is encoded by the coding sequence GTGTCTAAGATAGCATTTGTTTTCCCAGGACAAGGAACTCAATTTGTTGGAATGGGAAAAGATATATATGAAAATAGCGAAATAGCTAAAAAAGAATTTGATGAAATCTTTGGAAGTCTTTCATTTGATTTAAAAGATGCAATGTTTAACGGACCTGAAGAAACTTTAAAGAAAACAAAATATACTCAACCAGCAATAGTTGCTATGAGTTTAGTTTTAGAAAAATTAGTAAGAGCTAAAGGAATTACACCAGACTTTGTAGCAGGACACTCTGTTGGAGAGTATGCAGCAATGGGTTCAGCAGGATTTTTAACTTTATCTGAAGCAGTAAAACTTACTTCTTTCAGAGGAGAAGTTATGAACGAGATAGCTGAACAAGTAAATGGTGGAATGGCTGCTATAATTGGAATGGAATCATCTGATATAATCGAAGCTTTAAAAGAAGTTGATGGAGTTGTTGAAGCAGTAAACTTTAACGAACCAAAACAAACTGTTATAGCTGGAGATAAACAAGCTATAGAAAAAGCTTGTGAAGTATTAAAAGCTAAAGGAGCAAGAAGAGCTATGCCTCTTGCAGTATCTGGACCTTTCCATTCATCTCTTATGAAACCAGCTGGAGAAAAATTAAGAGAAGAAGCAGAAAAATATAACTTTAAAGATGCTGAAGTTACATTAGTTGCAAATACAACAGCTGACTTCTTAACAAAACCAGAAGAGATAAAAGCTGAGATCTATGCTCAAAGCTTTGGACCAGTAAAATGGGTTGACACTATAAAAAAATTAAAAGAAAATGGTGTAGACACTATTTATGAAATAGGACCTGGAAAAGTTTTAGCAGGACTTATCAAAAAAATAGATAAAGAAATAAAAGTAGTAAATATAAATTCAGTAGAAGATGTTAACAATTTATAA
- a CDS encoding acyl carrier protein, with the protein MLDKIKEIVVEQLGVDADQVTPEANFVEDLGADSLDTVELIMAFEEEFDVEIPDTDAENIKTVQDVIDYIEANK; encoded by the coding sequence ATGTTAGACAAAATAAAAGAAATAGTAGTAGAACAATTAGGTGTAGATGCTGACCAAGTAACACCTGAAGCAAACTTTGTTGAGGATTTAGGAGCAGATTCATTAGATACTGTTGAGTTAATAATGGCTTTTGAAGAAGAATTTGACGTAGAAATTCCTGATACAGATGCTGAAAACATAAAAACTGTACAAGATGTAATTGATTATATCGAAGCTAACAAGTAA
- a CDS encoding Rne/Rng family ribonuclease has product MNRIIINVNDFQKRAAIIEEDKVVEIFNERNDESNIIKNIYKGKVANVLPGMESAFVDIGLEKNSFLYVDDLREFEEKYLNGIVNSNKAIEELLTVGDKVVVQVLSVPRGNKGARVTTNFTIPGKYLVLMPNNDHLAISKKIKDEDERKRLEDIFKEIKPAKMGVIIRTAAEGKSIHHFEREMVYLVKKWEEIERRIKRAKTGEILYNDNDIVTTILRDVLNNSVDELIVDNEKIYLDIIDYINAFSESNITTKIKLYTGEKDIFQEYGVDSEIERALKKEVWLDCGGYLVIEKTEALVSIDVNTGKNTGSYNLERTVLNTNLEAAREIPRQLRLRNLSGIIIIDFIDMKLQEDKELVLQQLDAELKRDRIKNNIVHFTDLGLVEMTRKRVGRNLSYFYEEECPFCSGKGKIKSSESLAFEIIREIKQVANEKDISKIYIRARREVINLIKDSYFDMLSEYLNLRKKEFILEEKDTWNYEITLGK; this is encoded by the coding sequence ATGAACAGAATAATAATAAATGTTAATGACTTTCAAAAAAGAGCTGCTATAATCGAAGAAGATAAAGTTGTAGAGATTTTTAACGAGAGAAACGACGAATCAAATATTATAAAAAATATCTACAAGGGAAAGGTAGCAAATGTTTTACCTGGTATGGAATCAGCCTTTGTGGATATAGGATTAGAGAAAAATAGTTTTCTTTATGTAGATGATTTGAGAGAGTTTGAAGAAAAATATCTAAATGGAATAGTAAATAGTAATAAAGCTATTGAGGAACTTTTAACAGTGGGAGATAAGGTTGTAGTTCAAGTTTTAAGTGTTCCTCGTGGTAATAAAGGGGCTAGAGTAACAACCAACTTTACAATTCCGGGAAAATATCTAGTGCTTATGCCAAACAATGACCATTTGGCTATCTCAAAAAAAATAAAAGATGAAGACGAGAGAAAAAGATTAGAGGATATTTTTAAAGAGATAAAACCTGCTAAAATGGGTGTAATAATAAGAACAGCTGCTGAGGGAAAATCTATCCACCATTTTGAGAGAGAGATGGTTTATCTTGTAAAAAAATGGGAAGAGATAGAAAGACGTATAAAAAGAGCTAAGACAGGAGAGATTTTATATAACGATAATGATATAGTGACAACTATTTTAAGAGATGTTTTAAATAACTCAGTGGACGAACTTATTGTTGACAATGAAAAAATATATCTTGATATTATTGATTATATAAACGCTTTTAGTGAAAGTAATATAACTACAAAGATAAAACTTTATACTGGAGAAAAAGATATTTTCCAAGAGTATGGAGTGGATAGTGAGATAGAAAGAGCTTTAAAAAAAGAAGTTTGGCTTGACTGTGGTGGATATTTAGTAATAGAAAAGACTGAGGCTTTGGTAAGTATAGATGTAAATACTGGAAAAAATACTGGAAGTTACAATCTAGAGAGAACAGTTTTAAATACTAACCTAGAGGCAGCTAGGGAGATTCCAAGACAGTTAAGGTTAAGAAATTTAAGTGGAATAATAATAATAGATTTTATTGATATGAAACTTCAAGAGGACAAGGAGCTTGTACTTCAACAATTAGACGCAGAATTAAAAAGAGATAGAATAAAAAATAATATAGTTCACTTTACAGATTTAGGGCTAGTTGAGATGACAAGAAAGAGAGTGGGAAGAAACTTAAGTTATTTCTATGAAGAGGAATGTCCATTTTGTAGTGGAAAAGGAAAGATAAAATCTAGTGAGTCACTGGCTTTTGAGATAATAAGAGAGATAAAACAAGTGGCTAATGAAAAAGATATAAGTAAAATCTATATAAGGGCTAGAAGAGAGGTTATCAATCTAATAAAAGATAGTTATTTTGATATGCTTTCAGAATATCTAAATTTAAGGAAAAAAGAGTTTATTTTAGAAGAAAAAGATACATGGAATTATGAGATTACCTTGGGAAAATAA
- the disA gene encoding DNA integrity scanning diadenylate cyclase DisA: MDREKMLDVFSLVQPGTKLREGLDNILDGNKGALIVVGIDEEVEKLIDGGFLLDCEYTPERLFELAKMDGAIILDEKISKILYANVHLQPNIKYLTDESGTRHRTAQRVAKQLNRLVIAISERKRVLTLYKGEERYKLKNLLELTNEASQAFNTLERYTKVLEQGLGNLTILELDDMVTVEDVCQVLQKFEMINRIKRYVYECIQELGSEGNLIDLQLEDLLKGIEDEKNEFLSDYYIKGEEDEDIEMLKSDLAKMDDTEIFDLTKIASLLGFGKTASKLDNTITPKGYRILGKFGKINSKDIDALIEKFGDLPKIQEASVDELVETKGISKFKANAIKKGIERLKFTIELDK; encoded by the coding sequence ATGGATAGAGAAAAAATGTTAGATGTGTTTAGTTTAGTTCAACCAGGAACAAAACTAAGAGAGGGATTAGACAATATTTTAGATGGAAATAAGGGAGCTTTAATTGTTGTTGGTATAGATGAAGAGGTAGAAAAGCTAATTGATGGAGGATTTTTACTAGATTGTGAATATACTCCAGAAAGACTTTTTGAACTTGCTAAAATGGACGGAGCTATAATCTTAGATGAAAAAATTTCAAAAATTTTATATGCTAACGTTCATCTTCAACCTAATATAAAATATCTTACTGATGAAAGTGGTACAAGACACAGAACAGCTCAAAGGGTAGCAAAACAACTTAATAGACTTGTTATAGCTATCTCTGAAAGAAAGAGAGTTTTGACTCTTTATAAAGGTGAAGAACGTTACAAATTAAAAAATCTTTTAGAGCTTACTAACGAGGCGTCACAAGCCTTTAATACCCTAGAAAGATATACAAAAGTTTTGGAACAAGGTCTTGGGAATTTAACTATTCTTGAGTTAGATGATATGGTAACAGTTGAAGATGTGTGTCAAGTGTTACAAAAATTTGAAATGATTAACAGAATTAAAAGATATGTTTATGAATGTATACAAGAACTTGGAAGTGAAGGAAATCTTATTGACCTACAACTTGAAGACCTTTTAAAAGGTATTGAAGATGAGAAAAATGAATTTTTAAGTGATTATTATATAAAAGGCGAAGAAGATGAAGATATTGAAATGCTAAAATCAGATTTAGCTAAGATGGACGATACAGAGATTTTTGACCTTACAAAGATTGCGTCATTACTTGGATTTGGAAAAACAGCTTCAAAACTAGATAATACAATTACTCCAAAAGGATATAGAATACTTGGAAAATTTGGTAAAATTAACTCTAAAGACATAGATGCTCTTATAGAAAAATTTGGAGATTTACCAAAAATTCAAGAGGCTAGTGTTGATGAACTAGTAGAAACAAAAGGTATAAGTAAGTTTAAAGCAAATGCGATTAAAAAAGGTATAGAAAGACTTAAGTTTACAATTGAATTAGATAAATAA
- a CDS encoding TrkH family potassium uptake protein, which yields MNNKMIKYVIGLILKLEAGFMIIPFILTFVYKEPFILKVSFLSTIVVLLMASFFLSRKSPENTKIFAKEGLVIVALSWIALSAFGALPFVISGKIPSFIDAFFEVVSGFTTTGASILTNVEALDKSLLYWRSFTHLVGGMGVLVLALAILPKNNNQSMHIMKAEVPGPTVGKLVAKMSYNSRILYMIYLFITGTIVVFLLLGGMSLFDAVTHAFGTVGTGGFGIKNTSVAYYQSPYIEYVLGIGMLLCGMNFNLFYALLLKNFKQVYKNEELRFYLSVVGLSILFICINIYPSYDSVSHLFRDVFFTVSSVVTTTGFSTADFDKWPIFSKTILLLLMFMGGCAGSTAGGFKVSRVVVLFKSAINEFRRVGTPNRVFSIKMDGKIISKELFGSIGTYLILYITVFFVLILCIAPESPDFASAFSAVSATFNNIGPGLSVVGPTCNYSHFSDFNKIVLSFSMLLGRLEIFPILILFSPSLYQKNR from the coding sequence ATGAACAATAAAATGATTAAATATGTAATTGGACTTATTCTAAAATTAGAAGCTGGATTTATGATAATCCCTTTCATTTTAACTTTTGTTTATAAAGAGCCTTTTATTTTAAAAGTATCTTTTCTATCAACAATAGTTGTATTACTGATGGCTAGTTTTTTTCTTTCGAGAAAATCTCCAGAAAATACAAAGATATTTGCAAAAGAGGGTCTGGTTATTGTTGCTCTATCTTGGATAGCTCTTTCAGCTTTTGGGGCTTTACCATTTGTTATCAGTGGAAAAATTCCATCTTTTATAGACGCTTTCTTTGAAGTTGTCAGTGGATTTACTACTACTGGAGCTAGTATTCTTACAAACGTTGAGGCTTTGGACAAATCTTTATTGTATTGGAGAAGTTTTACTCACCTTGTTGGAGGTATGGGAGTTTTAGTTTTAGCTCTGGCAATACTACCTAAGAATAATAACCAATCAATGCATATAATGAAAGCCGAAGTTCCCGGTCCAACTGTTGGAAAACTTGTAGCAAAGATGTCGTATAACTCAAGAATCCTTTATATGATTTATCTTTTTATAACAGGAACTATCGTTGTTTTTCTTCTGCTTGGAGGAATGTCACTATTTGATGCTGTTACTCATGCCTTTGGTACTGTTGGTACTGGAGGATTTGGAATAAAAAATACAAGTGTTGCTTACTATCAAAGTCCTTATATAGAGTATGTTTTAGGAATAGGTATGTTACTTTGTGGTATGAACTTCAACCTTTTCTATGCACTACTACTTAAAAACTTTAAACAAGTTTATAAAAATGAGGAACTTAGATTTTATCTATCAGTTGTAGGACTTTCTATTTTATTTATTTGTATAAATATCTATCCTAGTTATGATAGTGTATCTCATCTTTTTAGAGATGTATTCTTTACAGTTTCATCAGTAGTTACTACAACAGGATTTTCTACTGCTGACTTTGATAAATGGCCAATATTCTCAAAAACTATTCTTTTACTTTTGATGTTTATGGGAGGTTGTGCTGGTTCAACTGCTGGAGGATTTAAAGTATCAAGGGTCGTTGTACTTTTTAAATCTGCAATAAATGAGTTTAGAAGAGTTGGTACTCCTAATAGAGTTTTCAGTATAAAAATGGACGGAAAAATAATATCTAAAGAGTTGTTTGGAAGTATCGGAACATACTTAATATTATATATAACAGTTTTCTTTGTTTTAATATTATGTATAGCTCCAGAATCTCCTGATTTTGCATCAGCTTTCAGTGCTGTTTCAGCTACTTTCAACAATATCGGTCCTGGACTTAGTGTAGTTGGTCCAACTTGCAACTACTCACATTTTTCTGATTTTAATAAAATCGTTTTATCATTTAGTATGTTACTTGGTAGACTAGAGATTTTCCCAATACTTATCCTATTCTCTCCAAGCCTTTACCAAAAAAATAGATAA
- a CDS encoding elongator complex protein 3 → MKHYNIPIFISHFGCPNACVFCNQVKINGRETDVTIEDLRNIIDEYLKILPKDSYKEVAFFGGTFTGISLGKQKEYLEGVKEYLDKGLVQGIRLSTRPDYINKEVLDQLKKYNVTTIELGVQSLDEDVLRKSARYYPIEVVYEASKLIKSYGIDLGIQLMPGLPGSTFETDFETAKKVVEIMPQNARVYPTLIIKDTEMERMYQRGEYEVFTLDEAIKRCRKIISLLELNGINIIRVGLQPSDDLRNGGVAVEGAFHPAFRELVDGEIYFDFLKKIKEKDGKLNIILNERLVSRVVGLKRKNLKRLGEINFTINNEISISKIIVNDVEYSRREILERELGESYEQNNNKC, encoded by the coding sequence ATGAAACATTATAATATCCCTATTTTTATAAGCCATTTTGGTTGTCCAAACGCTTGTGTTTTTTGTAACCAAGTGAAGATTAATGGTAGAGAAACTGATGTAACAATAGAAGATTTAAGAAATATAATAGACGAATATTTAAAAATACTTCCAAAGGATTCCTATAAAGAAGTAGCTTTTTTTGGTGGTACTTTTACAGGGATTTCTCTTGGAAAACAAAAGGAATATCTAGAGGGTGTAAAAGAGTATTTAGATAAAGGACTTGTGCAAGGGATTAGACTTTCTACAAGACCAGATTATATAAATAAAGAGGTTTTAGATCAACTAAAAAAATATAATGTAACAACGATAGAACTTGGAGTTCAATCTCTTGATGAAGATGTATTAAGAAAAAGTGCGAGATACTATCCTATAGAGGTTGTTTATGAAGCATCAAAACTTATAAAATCCTATGGAATAGATTTAGGTATTCAACTTATGCCGGGACTTCCAGGTTCAACATTTGAAACAGATTTTGAAACAGCTAAAAAAGTTGTTGAGATTATGCCACAAAATGCTAGAGTTTATCCAACTCTTATTATAAAAGATACAGAGATGGAGAGAATGTATCAAAGAGGAGAGTATGAGGTATTCACTCTAGATGAGGCAATAAAAAGATGTAGAAAGATAATAAGTCTTTTAGAACTTAATGGAATAAATATAATAAGAGTGGGACTTCAACCGTCAGATGATCTGAGAAACGGTGGAGTTGCAGTAGAGGGAGCTTTTCATCCAGCTTTTAGGGAGCTAGTAGATGGAGAGATCTATTTTGATTTTTTGAAAAAAATAAAAGAGAAAGACGGAAAGTTAAATATTATTCTTAATGAAAGACTTGTTTCAAGAGTAGTGGGGCTAAAAAGAAAAAATCTTAAGAGATTGGGAGAAATTAATTTTACAATAAATAATGAAATATCTATTTCAAAAATTATTGTAAATGATGTAGAATATAGTAGAAGAGAAATACTAGAAAGAGAATTGGGTGAGAGTTATGAACAGAATAATAATAAATGTTAA
- the rnc gene encoding ribonuclease III has translation MEVDSKLDLNSLEEKIGYEFKDIGLLKNSLVHRSFGNENKRYKKINNERLELLGDAVLDLIVAEYLYKNHTNYTEGDLAKIKSMAVSEPVLAKVSRKLGLGEYLYLSRGELLTGGRDRSSILGDLFEAVLGAVYLDSDFDTARRVALHHLKYYIDHIEEDEEIMDFKTILQEYSQKVYKQVPTYEVINETGPDHQKLFEIVVKIGDEISERGIGKSKKLAEHGAAQALCKKLGVKY, from the coding sequence ATGGAAGTGGATTCAAAATTAGATTTAAACTCTTTGGAAGAAAAAATAGGGTATGAATTTAAAGATATAGGTTTATTAAAAAATTCACTAGTACATAGATCCTTTGGTAATGAAAATAAAAGATATAAAAAAATAAACAATGAAAGACTAGAACTGCTAGGAGATGCAGTTCTAGATCTTATTGTTGCTGAATATCTTTATAAAAATCATACAAATTATACTGAGGGAGATTTAGCAAAAATAAAATCTATGGCTGTAAGTGAACCAGTTTTAGCTAAAGTTTCAAGAAAGTTAGGTTTAGGAGAATATTTATATCTAAGTAGAGGAGAGCTGTTAACAGGTGGTAGAGATAGAAGTTCTATCCTTGGAGATTTGTTTGAGGCAGTTCTTGGAGCTGTATATCTTGACTCAGATTTTGATACAGCAAGACGTGTGGCACTTCATCACCTAAAATATTATATTGACCATATAGAAGAAGATGAAGAGATAATGGACTTTAAAACTATACTTCAAGAGTATAGCCAAAAAGTATATAAACAAGTGCCAACTTATGAAGTTATAAACGAAACAGGACCAGATCATCAAAAACTTTTTGAAATTGTAGTGAAAATTGGAGATGAGATTTCTGAAAGAGGAATCGGAAAAAGTAAAAAATTAGCAGAACACGGAGCAGCTCAAGCTCTATGTAAAAAGTTAGGTGTAAAATACTAA
- the coaD gene encoding pantetheine-phosphate adenylyltransferase produces MRVGVYSGSFDPITLGHQDVIKRAAKMFDKLIVVVGNNSEKKYWFSLEERTEMVKELLQDIDNIEIDSYSGLLVNYLIERDLSIIVKGVRNQEDCALELYFADGNYIISDKKVDTVFLPALKEYMHTSSTAAREIARYGGKVECYVDERIAQRVLERGKKFAPK; encoded by the coding sequence ATGAGAGTCGGGGTATATTCAGGAAGTTTTGACCCTATTACTTTAGGGCATCAAGATGTTATAAAAAGAGCAGCTAAGATGTTTGATAAACTTATTGTAGTTGTTGGTAATAACAGTGAGAAAAAATATTGGTTTTCTTTAGAAGAGAGAACAGAAATGGTAAAAGAACTTTTACAAGATATTGACAATATAGAGATAGATTCATATTCAGGACTTTTAGTAAACTATCTTATAGAAAGAGATCTAAGCATAATTGTAAAAGGTGTAAGAAATCAAGAGGATTGTGCTTTAGAACTTTATTTTGCAGATGGAAACTATATTATATCTGATAAAAAAGTAGATACAGTTTTTTTACCAGCTTTAAAAGAATATATGCACACAAGCTCAACTGCTGCTAGAGAGATTGCAAGATATGGTGGAAAAGTAGAGTGTTATGTAGATGAAAGAATAGCTCAAAGGGTTTTAGAGAGAGGAAAAAAATTTGCTCCTAAATAA
- the fabF gene encoding beta-ketoacyl-ACP synthase II translates to MRRVVVTGLGLITALGTGLEKSWTAIKEGKSGIKTIESFDTTNTPVKCAGEVRDFSPEDFGIEKKEVKKLARNAQFAIAASKMAQADSNLVIDETNAERVGVIVSSGIGGMEVFESQIETRLTKGNRRISPFTIPAIIANMAAGNVGIYLGAKGPNKAVVTACAAGTHSIGDAYETIKLGKADVMFAGGTEGCITEFGINSFANMKALSTNPDPKTASRPFTLDRDGFVMGEGAGVLVLEELEHAKARNAKIYAEVIGYGETCDAHHITAPAVDGAVRAFKMALAEGNINLEDVTYINAHGTSTPLNDKNETAAIKEVFGEWAYKMNVSSTKGATGHVLGGAGGIEGVILAKSIEEGVIPPTANYENPDPECDLNCTPNVAVQREIKVGMSSSLGFGGHNAVIAMKKFED, encoded by the coding sequence ATGAGAAGAGTTGTAGTTACAGGACTAGGTCTTATTACAGCTTTAGGGACAGGATTAGAAAAATCTTGGACAGCTATAAAAGAGGGAAAAAGTGGAATAAAAACAATAGAAAGTTTTGATACTACAAACACTCCCGTAAAATGTGCTGGAGAAGTTAGAGATTTTTCACCTGAAGACTTTGGAATAGAGAAAAAAGAAGTAAAAAAATTAGCAAGAAATGCTCAATTTGCTATTGCAGCATCAAAAATGGCTCAAGCAGATTCAAATCTTGTAATAGATGAAACAAATGCAGAAAGAGTTGGAGTTATTGTTTCATCAGGAATCGGTGGAATGGAAGTATTTGAATCTCAAATAGAAACAAGACTTACAAAAGGAAATAGAAGAATATCTCCTTTCACAATCCCAGCTATAATAGCTAATATGGCTGCTGGAAATGTTGGAATTTATTTAGGAGCTAAAGGACCTAATAAAGCAGTAGTTACAGCTTGTGCAGCTGGAACTCACTCAATAGGAGATGCTTATGAAACAATAAAACTTGGAAAAGCTGATGTTATGTTTGCTGGAGGGACTGAAGGTTGTATCACAGAATTTGGTATCAACTCTTTTGCAAATATGAAAGCTCTTTCAACAAACCCAGACCCAAAAACAGCATCAAGACCATTTACTTTAGATAGAGATGGATTTGTAATGGGAGAGGGAGCAGGAGTTTTAGTTCTAGAAGAACTTGAACATGCAAAAGCTAGAAATGCAAAAATATATGCTGAAGTTATAGGATATGGAGAAACTTGTGATGCTCACCATATTACAGCACCGGCAGTAGACGGAGCAGTTAGAGCGTTTAAAATGGCATTAGCTGAAGGAAATATCAACTTAGAAGATGTTACTTATATAAATGCTCACGGAACTTCAACACCTCTTAACGATAAAAATGAAACAGCAGCTATAAAAGAAGTATTTGGAGAATGGGCATATAAAATGAACGTTTCTTCAACAAAAGGAGCTACTGGACACGTTTTAGGTGGAGCAGGTGGAATCGAAGGGGTAATACTTGCAAAAAGTATAGAGGAAGGAGTAATTCCTCCAACAGCAAACTATGAAAATCCAGACCCAGAATGTGATTTAAATTGTACTCCAAATGTAGCAGTACAAAGAGAAATCAAAGTAGGAATGTCAAGTTCTTTAGGATTTGGTGGACATAACGCTGTTATTGCTATGAAAAAATTTGAAGATTAG